A genomic stretch from Geothermobacter hydrogeniphilus includes:
- a CDS encoding HD domain-containing phosphohydrolase: MSDANTPVEIKVLFVDDEKNILSSLRRLTMDEDFETLVAGSGAEGLEILAREENIGLVVSDQRMPEMTGAEFLARARELHPDIPRIVLTGYADVSAAIDAINKGGACRYIKKPWEDQELLQIIRSEVDRFRLQQENKRLQDIIRAKNEELEDWNRRLKARVLEQTGEIRKKNEKLYAHNTRLKKTLRGIIEALSNLIELRDKSLNSHAENVAALAREMATGMNLPEAERDCIYEAALLHDIGKIGIPDELLHGRIEDMSAPDVERYMQHAILGQTAIDGIIDLRPAGVLIRHHHEWYDGSGYPEGRRGDDIPLGARIIAMADYADRLLGPSPSQAAVKKAIGSIKELCRSRFDPELLPHLEKPLLELYGQVVYADGKVGMILDPKELRPGMLLAEDLYSGTGLMLLKKGTNLQEPQIESIHRYHLLDPFPGGVTVLVAEDDLNQ, translated from the coding sequence ATGAGTGATGCGAATACCCCCGTAGAGATCAAGGTCCTGTTCGTCGATGACGAGAAGAATATCCTCTCTTCGTTGCGCCGGCTGACCATGGATGAGGATTTCGAAACCCTGGTCGCCGGTTCGGGCGCCGAGGGACTGGAGATCCTGGCGCGGGAAGAGAATATCGGGCTGGTGGTTTCCGACCAGCGCATGCCGGAAATGACCGGTGCCGAGTTCCTCGCCCGGGCGCGGGAGCTGCATCCCGATATCCCCCGGATCGTGCTGACCGGCTACGCTGATGTCAGTGCCGCCATCGACGCCATCAACAAGGGCGGAGCCTGTCGTTACATCAAGAAGCCCTGGGAGGACCAGGAACTGCTGCAGATTATCCGCAGTGAAGTCGACCGTTTTCGCCTGCAGCAGGAGAATAAACGTCTGCAGGATATTATCCGGGCCAAGAATGAGGAACTGGAAGACTGGAACCGGCGACTCAAGGCCCGGGTGTTGGAACAGACCGGCGAGATCCGCAAGAAAAACGAAAAACTCTATGCCCATAACACGCGGCTCAAAAAGACCCTGCGCGGCATTATCGAGGCGCTGTCAAACCTGATTGAACTGCGTGACAAGTCACTCAACAGCCATGCCGAAAATGTCGCGGCTCTGGCCCGGGAGATGGCGACCGGCATGAACCTTCCCGAGGCGGAGAGAGACTGCATCTATGAAGCCGCGCTGCTGCATGATATCGGCAAGATCGGCATTCCCGACGAATTGCTGCACGGCAGGATAGAAGATATGTCGGCTCCTGATGTCGAACGTTACATGCAGCACGCCATCCTCGGGCAGACGGCGATAGACGGCATCATCGATCTGCGTCCCGCCGGGGTGCTGATCCGGCATCACCATGAATGGTATGACGGCAGCGGCTATCCCGAAGGCCGCAGGGGGGATGATATCCCGCTCGGGGCGCGGATCATCGCCATGGCGGATTATGCCGACCGCCTGCTCGGTCCCAGCCCGAGCCAGGCAGCGGTGAAGAAGGCCATCGGTTCGATCAAAGAGCTGTGCCGCAGCCGTTTCGATCCCGAATTGCTGCCGCATCTGGAAAAACCGCTGCTGGAACTTTACGGCCAGGTCGTCTATGCCGACGGCAAGGTCGGTATGATTCTCGATCCCAAAGAGCTGCGTCCCGGGATGCTGCTGGCTGAGGATCTTTACAGCGGCACCGGTCTGATGCTCCTGAAAAAAGGCACCAACCTGCAGGAGCCGCAGATCGAATCGATTCATCGCTACCACCTGCTCGATCCCTTCCCCGGGGGGGTGACGGTGCTGGTGGCAGAGGACGACCTGAATCAGTGA
- a CDS encoding GTP-binding protein, which yields MIAYDDIERKMVLKLVYYGPAMSGKTTNLLQLHEQLQRNGRGDLMVLDTRDDRTIFFDLLPFFLVAPSGLKIKVKVYTVPGQVKHDATRKAVLQRADGVAFIADSQNRERANNVNSFSNLEDNLALVGLDIDTLPLVVQYNKRDLPDIVSEEEIHNSWQSTGIPVFCASALKGWGVVETFRQLVALTYARLDSRFRLAERHGLDRDAFVAGLVRPRGPRPVSVDGEGRYE from the coding sequence GTGATCGCGTACGATGACATAGAGCGAAAAATGGTTCTCAAGCTGGTCTATTACGGGCCGGCCATGTCAGGAAAGACCACCAATCTGCTGCAGCTTCACGAGCAGTTGCAGCGGAATGGCCGCGGGGATCTGATGGTGCTCGACACCCGGGATGACCGCACCATCTTCTTTGATCTGCTGCCCTTCTTCCTGGTGGCGCCAAGCGGTCTGAAGATCAAGGTCAAGGTCTATACCGTGCCCGGCCAGGTCAAGCATGACGCCACCCGCAAGGCGGTGCTGCAGCGAGCCGACGGAGTCGCTTTCATCGCCGATTCACAGAATCGTGAACGGGCCAACAACGTCAACAGTTTCAGCAACCTGGAGGACAACCTGGCGCTGGTCGGTCTCGATATCGACACCCTGCCGCTGGTGGTGCAGTACAATAAACGCGACCTTCCCGACATTGTCAGTGAAGAGGAGATTCACAACAGCTGGCAGTCGACCGGCATCCCGGTCTTCTGTGCTTCGGCCCTCAAGGGATGGGGCGTGGTGGAGACTTTCCGCCAGCTGGTTGCCCTGACCTACGCGCGGTTGGACAGCCGTTTTCGCCTGGCGGAGAGACATGGTCTCGATCGGGACGCTTTTGTCGCCGGGCTGGTCAGGCCGCGCGGGCCGCGACCGGTGTCGGTGGACGGGGAGGGGAGGTATGAATGA
- a CDS encoding sensor histidine kinase, producing MSERENIDYVVGEEKRLIDLLTGDDVMPLLQAACRAGASRVEVRDAAQGTLWDHGLSAGSVGSGTLPGFVSAAEELLVEGEPVGDVRLLAPESCAGVLKTILALVGGALNTVITSNLKRMLTTEIHTRVINQSYDELLAINARLTESERNYRELAENLETRVQQRTAELKQAYAGLVAQQQMASVGRLAAGVAHEINNPLGFVHSNLHSLQTYLQRLVEMLRFYRARYTADGETVAEAEALWRKLKLDFILEDLDDLFRESIDGAERVKSIVSDLKSFSHIDALGAEKIELDVEVDRALGLLAHETPPGTRIVRDYRTITPVTCVGGQLSQVLLNLLRNALQSRREGLLLEVATGFSGDQVWLSIADNGSGIPEELRSRVFEPFFTTREVGGGIGLGLTVVHNILEQWGGRVDISSRPEGGTRVEVCWPRGADDG from the coding sequence ATGAGTGAACGGGAAAATATTGACTATGTCGTCGGAGAAGAGAAACGGCTCATTGACCTGTTGACCGGTGACGATGTCATGCCGCTGCTGCAGGCCGCCTGTCGTGCCGGAGCCAGCCGGGTTGAAGTGCGGGATGCGGCTCAGGGTACCTTGTGGGATCATGGCCTTTCAGCAGGTTCCGTCGGCAGCGGTACGCTGCCCGGGTTTGTCAGCGCCGCTGAGGAACTGCTGGTCGAAGGCGAGCCGGTCGGAGACGTTCGTCTGCTGGCGCCCGAGAGTTGCGCCGGTGTTCTCAAAACCATCCTGGCATTGGTCGGCGGCGCGCTGAATACGGTGATCACCAGTAACCTGAAGAGGATGCTGACAACGGAAATTCATACCCGGGTCATCAACCAGAGCTACGATGAGCTGCTGGCCATCAACGCCCGGCTGACGGAATCGGAGCGAAATTATCGTGAATTGGCGGAAAACCTTGAAACCAGGGTGCAGCAGCGGACCGCTGAACTGAAGCAGGCCTATGCCGGTCTGGTCGCCCAGCAGCAGATGGCCTCGGTAGGGCGGCTCGCCGCCGGCGTGGCCCATGAAATCAACAACCCGCTCGGTTTTGTGCACAGCAACCTGCACTCGCTGCAGACCTACCTGCAGCGCCTGGTCGAAATGCTGCGGTTCTACCGTGCCCGGTACACCGCCGATGGGGAGACGGTCGCTGAAGCCGAGGCGCTGTGGCGGAAACTTAAACTGGATTTCATCCTGGAGGATCTGGATGATCTTTTCCGGGAGAGCATTGACGGTGCCGAACGCGTCAAATCGATTGTCTCCGATCTGAAGAGTTTTTCGCATATCGACGCCCTCGGGGCGGAAAAGATCGAACTGGATGTCGAAGTCGACCGGGCTCTGGGTCTGCTGGCTCACGAAACCCCGCCCGGAACCAGGATTGTCCGCGACTACCGGACCATCACCCCGGTCACCTGTGTCGGTGGGCAGTTGAGCCAGGTTCTGCTCAACCTGTTGCGCAACGCGCTGCAGAGCCGCAGAGAAGGTCTTCTGCTGGAAGTCGCCACCGGTTTTTCCGGCGATCAGGTCTGGTTGTCGATCGCCGATAACGGCAGCGGCATCCCGGAGGAGCTTCGAAGCCGGGTGTTCGAGCCTTTTTTCACCACCCGCGAGGTCGGCGGCGGCATCGGGCTGGGTTTGACGGTGGTCCACAATATTCTCGAACAGTGGGGGGGGCGGGTCGACATTTCCAGTCGACCCGAAGGTGGAACCCGGGTCGAGGTTTGCTGGCCGCGGGGAGCTGATGATGGCTAG